A region of Paenibacillus sp. JNUCC-31 DNA encodes the following proteins:
- a CDS encoding SRPBCC family protein, with translation MIAELNQVPNGTIASFERHWKYSVEEVWSYLTENEKLTKWFSELEVTDLRAGGSIKFNMPDGTFLVLQILDFVPHSVLEFTWAEDRVRFELYPESDGCRLLLIETIHSITSHTPKDLAGWHVCLNVIEALLDGRTLESREAEWKIWYEKYQKHVDCFLKI, from the coding sequence ATGATTGCAGAGTTGAATCAAGTACCGAATGGTACAATAGCCAGTTTCGAACGTCATTGGAAGTACTCTGTGGAAGAGGTATGGTCCTATTTAACGGAAAATGAAAAGCTCACAAAGTGGTTCTCCGAACTCGAAGTAACGGACCTTCGTGCAGGTGGGAGCATCAAGTTCAATATGCCGGATGGTACGTTCCTGGTTCTTCAAATTCTGGACTTTGTGCCGCATTCCGTTCTCGAATTTACATGGGCAGAAGACCGGGTTCGGTTCGAGCTATATCCAGAGTCGGATGGGTGTCGCCTGCTGCTGATCGAAACCATTCACTCTATCACAAGTCATACACCTAAGGATCTCGCAGGATGGCATGTCTGTCTGAATGTCATTGAGGCATTACTTGATGGCCGTACTTTGGAATCTCGTGAAGCGGAATGGAAAATCTGGTACGAAAAATACCAGAAGCATGTGGACTGCTTTCTTAAAATCTAG
- a CDS encoding GNAT family N-acetyltransferase, producing MDEKARSRVIAFVSFMFDKAFLVSEEVWGLFENECLLGAYIVEKPEKNKLQNMKEGFLLMGRFIPLFFQMSVKSLWLLNSYMRVTRSAAPRLSHHYLIMIGVIPKSQGKGIGKSLLMHLMKTINGDTHSQGIALDTENQENVNMYCKWGFTLNKEIHIDNLRVYCMFYHKQSHIVKIPNVLDGLGNQHL from the coding sequence ATGGATGAGAAGGCAAGGAGCCGTGTGATAGCTTTTGTTTCCTTTATGTTTGATAAAGCTTTTTTGGTCAGTGAGGAGGTCTGGGGTTTATTTGAAAATGAGTGCCTGCTCGGTGCGTACATCGTAGAAAAACCAGAAAAGAACAAGCTTCAAAATATGAAAGAAGGGTTTCTGCTCATGGGGCGGTTCATTCCGTTGTTTTTTCAAATGTCCGTAAAATCCTTATGGCTCCTTAATTCCTATATGCGAGTCACCAGATCCGCCGCTCCCCGGCTATCGCATCATTACCTCATTATGATTGGCGTAATACCTAAGTCTCAGGGAAAGGGAATTGGTAAATCGTTGCTGATGCACCTCATGAAAACGATTAATGGGGACACACATTCACAGGGAATTGCACTGGACACGGAAAACCAAGAAAATGTTAATATGTATTGCAAATGGGGATTTACCTTAAACAAAGAAATACACATCGATAATTTACGGGTGTATTGTATGTTTTATCATAAACAATCACATATCGTTAAAATTCCGAATGTTCTCGATGGATTAGGGAATCAACATTTGTGA
- a CDS encoding TetR/AcrR family transcriptional regulator, producing the protein MNGYERRKQKKIEQIYSVSFQLFSKFGFQKVSVNEIAQHAKVSPATIYNYFRTKEQLYSDMLMNWMDKQLEQYENILDSELSFPEKTKEIMMMEAKNLKMISDEFQKTPSPEMSGLVELMESYTEQKIMQFYMRFVAMGKQEGYIQRDQTVEMITMYFTMYKNELGRYWKASNQEAVTQNMDQLMDLFFYGLVGQRNKQE; encoded by the coding sequence ATGAATGGCTATGAACGACGGAAACAGAAAAAGATCGAGCAAATATACAGTGTGTCCTTTCAATTATTTTCAAAATTCGGCTTTCAGAAGGTTAGTGTCAATGAAATCGCTCAACATGCAAAGGTTTCCCCTGCGACCATTTATAACTACTTCAGAACCAAAGAGCAGCTCTATTCCGATATGCTTATGAACTGGATGGACAAGCAGTTGGAGCAATACGAAAACATTCTTGATTCAGAGCTCTCTTTCCCCGAGAAAACCAAGGAAATCATGATGATGGAGGCCAAAAATCTAAAAATGATATCGGATGAGTTTCAGAAAACGCCATCCCCTGAGATGAGTGGCTTGGTAGAGTTAATGGAAAGTTACACCGAGCAGAAAATCATGCAATTTTATATGAGGTTTGTGGCAATGGGAAAGCAAGAGGGGTATATTCAAAGAGATCAAACGGTTGAGATGATAACGATGTACTTCACAATGTATAAAAATGAGCTGGGTCGTTATTGGAAAGCGTCGAATCAAGAGGCCGTGACTCAAAATATGGATCAACTAATGGATTTGTTCTTTTATGGTCTGGTTGGGCAGAGGAACAAGCAGGAGTAG
- a CDS encoding DUF4180 domain-containing protein produces the protein MNITIDQQGSSKVAIIESSDIIINNVQDALDLMASVNYTDDAHKILIDKSNLTEDFFELKTKLAGDILQKYVNYQVKLAIVGDFDGYNSKSLRDFIYECNHGKHVFFLKNKEEALQALHNID, from the coding sequence ATGAATATAACCATTGATCAACAGGGCAGCTCCAAGGTTGCTATTATCGAAAGTAGCGATATCATCATTAACAATGTTCAAGATGCACTGGATTTAATGGCTTCTGTGAATTACACGGATGATGCTCATAAAATCCTGATTGATAAATCTAACCTTACCGAAGACTTCTTCGAACTGAAGACCAAACTTGCAGGTGATATTTTGCAGAAATACGTGAATTACCAGGTGAAACTTGCCATAGTCGGAGATTTTGACGGATACAACAGCAAAAGTCTCAGAGACTTCATCTATGAGTGCAACCATGGCAAGCATGTATTCTTTTTGAAAAATAAAGAGGAAGCACTTCAGGCTTTGCATAATATAGATTAA